Proteins co-encoded in one Symmachiella macrocystis genomic window:
- the trxA gene encoding thioredoxin yields MAENVVEFTDGNFQSEVLESDVPVLVDFWAPWCGPCKMIAPTIDELANDYAGRVKIGKVNTDENQATPTNYQIQGIPTILLFKGGEVVDKFVGVANKAKFSAALDTHLS; encoded by the coding sequence ATGGCTGAAAATGTTGTTGAGTTTACTGATGGAAATTTCCAATCGGAAGTTCTCGAATCGGACGTGCCGGTACTGGTGGACTTTTGGGCCCCTTGGTGTGGACCTTGCAAAATGATTGCCCCCACGATCGACGAGTTGGCGAACGACTATGCCGGCCGCGTGAAGATCGGGAAAGTCAACACCGACGAAAACCAAGCGACTCCCACGAATTATCAGATTCAAGGAATCCCCACGATTCTGTTGTTCAAAGGGGGCGAAGTCGTTGACAAGTTTGTCGGCGTGGCCAACAAAGCCAAGTTCTCCGCCGCTTTGGATACGCACCTGAGCTGA
- a CDS encoding class II aldolase/adducin family protein: MQNQWNSGVNDRKLKEQICEIGRRIYEKGFAAANDGNISIRVGENAVLCSPTMICKGFMTPEDICAVDLDGNQIAGTRKRTSEILLHLAIMKARPDVKSVVHCHPPHATAFAVAREPIPQCILPEIEVFLGEVPMAPYETPGGQEFADTVLPFLGKGTNTIILNNHGTVSFDVDLEKAYWKTEIVDAYCRILLLAKQLGPVSYLDERESRELLDLKKKLGFDDPRFHADDCDLCGNSAFRKGYEEKLPETRAFNPPPAFPGYLKGNSGATTNGGGHNGSEGGDIEALVKAITSEVMAAIDKK; this comes from the coding sequence ATGCAAAACCAATGGAACTCCGGTGTCAACGACCGCAAACTCAAAGAGCAAATCTGCGAGATTGGGCGACGGATTTATGAAAAGGGCTTTGCCGCCGCTAACGATGGCAACATCTCGATCCGCGTCGGTGAAAATGCCGTGCTCTGCTCGCCAACCATGATCTGCAAGGGGTTCATGACTCCCGAGGATATCTGTGCGGTCGACCTGGATGGCAACCAAATCGCCGGGACCCGCAAACGGACCAGCGAGATCCTGTTGCATCTGGCGATTATGAAAGCCCGTCCCGATGTTAAATCGGTCGTGCACTGCCACCCCCCGCACGCGACCGCCTTTGCCGTCGCCCGCGAGCCGATTCCACAATGTATTCTACCGGAGATCGAAGTCTTTCTGGGCGAAGTCCCGATGGCGCCTTACGAAACACCCGGTGGCCAAGAATTCGCAGATACGGTCTTGCCGTTTTTGGGCAAGGGAACCAACACAATCATCCTCAACAACCACGGCACGGTCAGCTTCGATGTCGATCTGGAGAAGGCGTACTGGAAGACCGAAATCGTCGATGCCTATTGCCGAATTTTGTTACTCGCCAAACAACTCGGCCCGGTGAGCTACCTAGACGAGCGCGAAAGCCGCGAACTGTTGGACCTGAAGAAAAAACTTGGCTTCGACGATCCTCGTTTCCACGCCGACGATTGCGACCTGTGCGGCAACAGCGCGTTTCGCAAAGGTTATGAAGAGAAACTTCCGGAAACCCGTGCGTTCAATCCCCCGCCGGCTTTCCCCGGTTACCTCAAAGGCAATTCGGGTGCCACAACAAACGGCGGGGGTCACAACGGTTCAGAAGGCGGCGACATCGAAGCCCTGGTCAAAGCCATCACCAGCGAAGTCATGGCAGCAATCGACAAGAAATAG
- a CDS encoding efflux RND transporter periplasmic adaptor subunit: protein MSRGCIRLTILSTFLLSSGLLAVTAIPAAGQDGDQAAKKTPQTAPGVVIIKRAQVKLIDQVELASAREGILKFVEPREGDIVHADQVVAGLKDEVARAEYDTAKAQAENDIEVRYATKAFEFAKKDLEKSEEANKQTRRAFADIDIQEKKLAADKSELQIEQAKWQFDVNKRKADAAKAVLEEFSVVAPFDGMVTDVKKSKGEAVRAGDIILEITSTRRLKVEGMLHYKDAWQIKQGMPVTVTLDVDEEILPAKKNSFKGRIKFVALEIDSVAKDVLITAEVENADGIMRAGLEATMTIDIRSADKREAAR, encoded by the coding sequence ATGTCACGCGGATGCATTCGATTGACGATTCTGTCGACGTTCCTGCTCAGCTCAGGACTACTTGCCGTTACGGCCATTCCCGCTGCAGGCCAGGATGGCGATCAAGCGGCAAAAAAAACGCCGCAGACCGCGCCAGGTGTGGTCATCATCAAACGCGCGCAAGTCAAATTGATTGATCAAGTGGAGTTAGCCTCAGCTCGCGAAGGAATTCTAAAATTCGTCGAGCCTCGTGAAGGGGACATCGTACACGCGGACCAGGTCGTGGCGGGACTGAAGGACGAAGTGGCACGTGCGGAATACGACACAGCCAAGGCACAGGCCGAAAACGATATCGAAGTCCGTTACGCCACCAAAGCCTTTGAGTTCGCTAAAAAAGATCTCGAAAAAAGCGAAGAAGCCAATAAACAAACTCGGAGGGCATTCGCGGACATCGATATCCAAGAGAAAAAACTGGCAGCCGACAAGTCCGAGTTGCAAATCGAACAGGCCAAATGGCAGTTTGATGTCAACAAGCGAAAAGCCGATGCCGCCAAAGCTGTGCTTGAAGAATTTTCCGTCGTGGCCCCCTTTGACGGGATGGTGACGGACGTTAAAAAGTCCAAAGGCGAAGCAGTCCGCGCGGGTGACATCATCCTGGAAATCACCAGCACGCGGCGACTGAAAGTCGAAGGCATGCTGCACTACAAGGATGCTTGGCAAATCAAGCAAGGCATGCCGGTCACTGTCACGCTCGACGTCGATGAAGAAATTCTGCCAGCCAAGAAAAATTCGTTTAAGGGACGTATCAAATTCGTGGCACTGGAAATCGACAGCGTTGCCAAAGACGTGCTGATCACCGCTGAAGTGGAGAATGCCGATGGTATTATGCGTGCCGGTCTGGAAGCGACAATGACCATCGACATACGTAGTGCCGATAAACGCGAAGCCGCTCGTTGA
- the purN gene encoding phosphoribosylglycinamide formyltransferase — MPVVRPVALPLNRPIRLAVLLSGGGTTLTNLLEHKVAGQLDAEVPLVIASRANCGGVTKAQAAGLDCRVISRKDFEETSTFSTAVFDACRDAEVDLVVLAGYLSLLEIPQDFALRVMNIHPALIPAFCGAGFYGGNVHEAVLARGAKVSGCTVHFSDNIYDNGPIILQRPVPVLDDDTPQTLAARVFEAEREAYPEAIRLFAAGRLEVDGRRVRILPAADALDSPA, encoded by the coding sequence ATGCCTGTCGTTCGCCCCGTTGCACTGCCACTGAACCGCCCGATTCGGTTGGCTGTCCTACTCTCCGGGGGCGGGACGACTCTCACCAATCTGCTGGAACACAAGGTCGCCGGTCAACTCGACGCTGAAGTTCCACTGGTGATTGCCAGTCGCGCCAATTGCGGCGGAGTCACCAAGGCGCAAGCAGCTGGATTGGACTGCCGTGTGATTTCGCGTAAGGATTTCGAGGAGACCTCCACATTCAGCACCGCTGTTTTTGATGCCTGTCGCGATGCTGAAGTCGACTTGGTGGTTTTGGCGGGCTATCTTTCGCTGCTCGAAATCCCCCAGGACTTTGCGCTGCGGGTGATGAATATCCACCCAGCATTGATTCCGGCATTTTGCGGCGCCGGTTTTTATGGCGGCAACGTCCATGAAGCCGTGCTGGCCCGCGGAGCCAAGGTGAGTGGCTGCACGGTCCATTTCTCTGACAACATCTATGACAACGGACCAATCATCTTGCAGCGCCCCGTGCCGGTGTTAGACGATGACACACCGCAGACCCTAGCTGCCCGGGTCTTTGAGGCCGAACGCGAAGCCTATCCCGAAGCGATTCGCCTCTTTGCCGCCGGTCGGCTGGAAGTCGACGGCCGCCGCGTCCGCATTCTGCCTGCGGCGGACGCACTCGATTCGCCCGCTTAG
- a CDS encoding BMC domain-containing protein: MAKAMEALGMIETRGLIALIEASDAMLKAANVELAGWEKVGSGLVTVFAVGDVAAVKAAVDAGASAASKIGEVVSVQVIPRPHEELTGILPSTKATK; encoded by the coding sequence ATGGCGAAAGCGATGGAAGCCTTAGGCATGATCGAAACGCGGGGGTTGATCGCCCTGATCGAGGCATCGGATGCGATGCTCAAAGCGGCCAACGTTGAGTTGGCGGGCTGGGAAAAAGTCGGGAGTGGTTTGGTGACAGTGTTCGCCGTTGGTGATGTGGCCGCAGTCAAAGCCGCCGTCGACGCCGGTGCCAGTGCTGCCAGCAAGATTGGTGAAGTCGTCAGCGTGCAAGTCATTCCGCGTCCGCACGAAGAACTGACGGGTATCCTCCCTTCGACCAAAGCAACCAAATAA
- the pduL gene encoding phosphate propanoyltransferase, with the protein MTQLSNGFSRTQIEHVVRDILLARLGDKSAQPNPLVVNISARHVHLTDEHVEVLFGPGAKLEPMRDLYQDGYYAATQTVAVVGPRRRMLPDVRVLGPTRNASQVELAFTDGISLGIDLPVRCSGDHHDTTGCVLVGPKGVVELTAGVIRAERHVHMGPADLAYYGVADGDRLHLRIESEGCTTTLEDLLVRASDDVKLEVHLDTDEGNAVSLDRATKVELIVPHATSSDCACKH; encoded by the coding sequence ATGACGCAACTGAGCAACGGATTTAGCAGAACACAAATCGAACACGTTGTGCGAGACATCCTGCTCGCGCGACTGGGTGACAAATCCGCGCAGCCCAATCCGCTGGTGGTGAATATCTCCGCCCGGCATGTGCATTTGACCGACGAGCACGTGGAAGTGCTGTTCGGCCCAGGGGCCAAACTGGAACCGATGCGCGATTTGTATCAGGACGGCTACTACGCCGCCACGCAAACTGTGGCGGTTGTCGGCCCTCGCCGACGGATGCTGCCCGACGTGCGGGTCTTGGGACCGACTCGCAATGCATCGCAAGTCGAATTGGCGTTTACCGATGGTATTTCGTTAGGCATCGACCTGCCCGTCCGCTGCAGCGGCGATCACCACGACACGACCGGCTGTGTGCTCGTCGGCCCCAAAGGGGTTGTGGAATTGACCGCGGGCGTGATTCGCGCAGAACGACATGTCCACATGGGGCCAGCCGATTTGGCCTACTACGGCGTTGCCGACGGCGACCGGTTGCATTTGCGGATTGAGTCCGAAGGCTGCACGACAACCTTGGAAGATTTATTGGTGCGTGCCAGCGACGACGTCAAGTTGGAGGTCCACCTCGACACCGACGAAGGAAACGCCGTCTCGCTCGATCGGGCGACCAAGGTCGAATTGATTGTCCCGCACGCAACATCGAGCGACTGCGCTTGCAAGCATTGA
- a CDS encoding transporter substrate-binding domain-containing protein, producing the protein MATSTLLLVLLALGQVDPAETPDGGAAETKPLVVATKESPPFSFRGADGQWKGISVELWRHMANELGLEYEFREMPLDEMFEGLEKGDVDIAVAAISVTADRHKRVDFCHPYFTTGLGVAVNAEHSSGGWRVLRRIISTRLLTIVSIMIGIVLVCGILFWFFERQSNEQMFGGKRRKGIGMGMWWSTIVLLGHKGVFPVSVSGRVLACGAMLASILLFSILTGVITSALTIGHMDVGISHPGDLRRIKTITVEPSTSAEFLRAKRIPFRSYPTIAEAAQALAGVRSEALVYDEAQLKYLANTEYYGRIHVLSVSFHTQDYAIALQPGSPLRKPLNQSLLNYRASEGWHELVYRYLGEEVVD; encoded by the coding sequence TTGGCGACTTCAACTTTACTCTTGGTACTACTCGCACTGGGGCAGGTCGATCCAGCGGAGACGCCGGACGGCGGTGCGGCTGAAACAAAACCGCTTGTCGTGGCGACGAAGGAAAGCCCGCCGTTTTCGTTTCGTGGCGCTGACGGGCAGTGGAAGGGGATCAGCGTGGAATTGTGGCGGCATATGGCCAACGAATTGGGCCTGGAATACGAATTCCGCGAAATGCCTTTGGACGAAATGTTTGAGGGGTTGGAAAAGGGGGACGTTGACATCGCTGTCGCAGCGATCAGCGTCACAGCCGACCGCCACAAACGCGTGGATTTCTGCCATCCCTATTTCACAACCGGTTTAGGAGTCGCGGTTAACGCTGAGCACTCTTCGGGTGGTTGGAGAGTTCTCCGCCGGATCATTTCGACACGTTTGCTCACAATTGTCAGCATCATGATCGGGATCGTCTTGGTCTGCGGCATCTTGTTTTGGTTCTTTGAACGCCAATCCAACGAACAGATGTTCGGCGGGAAACGCCGCAAGGGGATCGGGATGGGGATGTGGTGGTCCACGATCGTATTGCTGGGACATAAGGGGGTTTTTCCCGTCAGCGTTTCCGGTCGGGTACTGGCCTGCGGCGCGATGCTGGCCAGTATTTTGCTGTTTTCAATCCTGACCGGCGTGATTACATCGGCACTCACGATCGGACATATGGACGTGGGCATTTCACATCCGGGTGATTTGCGGCGCATCAAAACGATTACGGTCGAACCGAGTACGAGCGCAGAATTTTTGCGGGCCAAACGCATCCCATTTCGCAGTTATCCCACGATCGCCGAGGCGGCGCAAGCGCTCGCCGGAGTCCGCTCAGAAGCGTTGGTCTACGATGAAGCGCAATTGAAATACTTGGCGAATACCGAGTACTACGGACGGATCCACGTCCTTTCCGTCTCGTTCCATACCCAAGATTATGCCATTGCCCTACAACCCGGCAGTCCATTGCGCAAGCCGTTAAATCAGTCGTTGCTGAATTACCGAGCCAGCGAAGGTTGGCACGAATTGGTGTATCGCTATCTGGGAGAAGAAGTTGTGGATTGA
- a CDS encoding EutN/CcmL family microcompartment protein, whose translation MRIADVIGKVTLSKCHPELTGATWLVATSLSLEGIRGDKAGRGEPFVVFDERGAAEGSRIAISEGAEAAAPFHPGDKPIDAYNTAILDTINI comes from the coding sequence ATGCGAATTGCGGATGTGATCGGCAAAGTGACCTTGTCAAAATGTCACCCCGAACTAACCGGCGCCACGTGGCTGGTGGCGACGTCGTTGTCGTTGGAAGGGATTCGCGGAGACAAAGCGGGCCGTGGCGAACCGTTTGTGGTCTTCGATGAACGCGGCGCCGCTGAAGGCAGCCGCATCGCCATCAGCGAAGGAGCCGAAGCCGCCGCACCGTTCCACCCCGGCGACAAACCAATCGACGCCTACAACACCGCCATCTTAGACACGATTAATATCTAA
- a CDS encoding BMC domain-containing protein has translation MSGEAIGLIETKGLVAQIEATDAMLKAANVTLVKQIQIGGAYITTVVQGDVGSVRAAVDAGADVAGRSGELVSAHVIARPEAAVMKMFV, from the coding sequence ATGAGTGGAGAAGCAATCGGGTTGATCGAAACCAAAGGACTGGTGGCCCAAATTGAGGCAACGGATGCCATGCTCAAGGCGGCCAACGTGACTTTGGTCAAGCAAATTCAAATCGGCGGTGCCTACATTACGACCGTCGTCCAAGGTGACGTGGGTTCCGTGCGTGCCGCTGTGGACGCCGGTGCTGATGTCGCAGGACGCTCAGGAGAACTCGTCAGCGCCCACGTCATCGCCCGCCCCGAAGCAGCCGTCATGAAAATGTTCGTCTAG
- a CDS encoding DeoR/GlpR family DNA-binding transcription regulator, which produces MLLDERRHRILQTVENIGFASLQDLVEQTGVSESTIRRDLEHLDRSGHIRRTRGGAAYVGESLADLAERGTRALSEKQAVAKTVAAMIEEGEAILLDGGTTTYEVARHLIGKSLQVVTNSLPILNLLANEPDIELVAIGGYLYPKTGVALGPVAMASLAQIHVRRLIISVGGVTEIGLFNSNTLLVETERRMMEVAEEVVVVTDSGKLGHRALAHLAPLEQVDRVVVDAGITDQWRTIFADAGVEVTIAES; this is translated from the coding sequence ATGTTATTGGACGAACGACGGCACCGAATACTGCAAACCGTTGAAAATATTGGATTTGCGTCTCTACAAGACCTTGTCGAGCAGACCGGTGTCAGTGAATCTACGATTCGACGGGATCTGGAGCATCTTGACCGATCCGGTCATATCCGCCGCACGCGTGGTGGAGCGGCCTATGTCGGGGAATCATTAGCGGACTTAGCTGAAAGGGGCACCCGGGCCCTCTCAGAAAAACAGGCGGTCGCCAAAACCGTGGCGGCCATGATAGAGGAGGGAGAGGCGATTTTGCTCGATGGCGGGACGACGACCTACGAAGTCGCCCGGCACTTGATTGGCAAATCGCTGCAAGTGGTCACCAACTCGCTGCCCATTCTCAATTTGTTGGCCAACGAGCCAGATATCGAATTGGTGGCAATCGGCGGGTATCTGTACCCGAAAACAGGTGTGGCACTCGGGCCGGTGGCGATGGCGTCGTTGGCGCAGATTCATGTGCGGCGGTTAATTATCAGCGTGGGAGGCGTGACTGAAATCGGGTTGTTCAACAGCAACACCCTGCTGGTCGAAACCGAACGACGCATGATGGAAGTGGCCGAGGAAGTCGTGGTCGTCACGGATAGCGGAAAACTGGGTCATCGTGCATTGGCCCATTTGGCTCCTCTGGAGCAAGTCGACCGCGTTGTGGTCGATGCGGGAATTACGGATCAATGGCGGACAATTTTTGCCGACGCCGGTGTCGAAGTCACGATTGCCGAGTCGTAA
- a CDS encoding acetate/propionate family kinase codes for MKVLVANLGSTSFKYRLFDLSSDVQLARGGIDRIGSAESSCQVEIGDYSDTATRHIPDHAAAVKICLEQLTDAEHGCLGAVSEVAVIGFKTVFAGRLSGVRVVNEELLAAMEELSDIAPAHNPPYVKAMRQLREACPEIPLVAALETGFHDTIPLANRSYAVPAAWRTDYQVQRWGFHGASHRYITTRIAEILGRDDLRVISCHLGGSNSLCAAKDGVSLANSLGMSPQSGLPHNNRVGDFDPFALPVLMRATGKSLAELLEDLANKSGLLGVSGLSGDVRDLEEAAAEGHAGAQLALDVFVASIRQYVGAYLTVLGGADAIVFTGGIGENSQLIRQQVCDNMAWAGIELDTELNQKVDGETKISTAGSATEIWVLQTNEEIIVARQAAKAIS; via the coding sequence ATGAAAGTCCTCGTCGCCAATCTCGGCTCTACGAGTTTTAAGTACCGGTTGTTTGACTTGTCGTCCGATGTGCAACTTGCGCGGGGCGGGATTGATCGGATCGGTTCGGCGGAGAGTTCGTGCCAGGTGGAAATCGGAGATTACTCCGACACTGCCACACGGCACATTCCGGATCACGCCGCGGCGGTCAAAATCTGTTTAGAACAGTTGACCGACGCGGAGCATGGTTGCTTAGGCGCGGTGAGTGAGGTGGCGGTCATTGGGTTTAAGACGGTTTTCGCCGGCAGGCTCAGCGGTGTACGCGTTGTGAATGAAGAGTTGTTAGCGGCGATGGAGGAGTTGTCGGATATCGCACCCGCGCACAATCCCCCGTATGTAAAAGCCATGCGGCAGTTGCGCGAGGCGTGTCCGGAAATTCCGCTCGTGGCGGCATTGGAAACAGGCTTCCACGATACGATTCCGCTGGCCAATCGCAGCTATGCGGTTCCAGCAGCTTGGCGAACGGATTACCAAGTTCAACGGTGGGGATTTCACGGTGCCAGCCACCGTTACATCACCACGCGGATTGCTGAAATTCTGGGCCGGGACGACCTGCGGGTCATCTCCTGCCACTTGGGAGGCAGCAATTCGCTCTGTGCAGCCAAGGACGGCGTCTCGTTGGCCAACAGTTTGGGCATGAGTCCGCAATCGGGCTTGCCGCACAACAATCGCGTCGGCGATTTCGATCCCTTTGCCTTGCCGGTGTTAATGCGAGCAACGGGAAAGAGTTTGGCAGAGTTACTAGAGGATTTGGCCAACAAGAGCGGCTTGTTGGGCGTGAGTGGATTGAGCGGAGACGTACGGGACTTGGAGGAAGCGGCTGCCGAGGGACATGCAGGAGCGCAATTGGCGCTCGACGTCTTCGTCGCCTCAATTCGGCAATACGTCGGTGCCTATTTAACGGTACTCGGTGGTGCCGATGCGATCGTCTTTACCGGCGGCATCGGTGAAAACAGCCAACTGATTCGCCAGCAGGTCTGCGACAACATGGCCTGGGCGGGAATCGAGTTGGATACGGAATTGAATCAAAAGGTGGACGGAGAAACAAAGATCTCAACGGCCGGCAGTGCGACGGAGATTTGGGTCCTGCAGACCAACGAAGAAATCATCGTCGCTCGCCAAGCGGCCAAAGCGATTTCCTAA
- a CDS encoding EutN/CcmL family microcompartment protein, with protein sequence MFLARITGSVVSTQKVAEMVGQKLLIVEPLRVDEEDQSSLKPTGRTFIVVDTVGAGEGEVVLCVQGSSARFTPQTKTLPIDAAIIGIVDQVHVKSKSVFKAGD encoded by the coding sequence ATGTTTTTGGCACGCATTACCGGTAGCGTGGTCTCGACGCAGAAGGTCGCGGAAATGGTCGGCCAAAAGCTGCTGATCGTCGAACCTCTGCGTGTCGACGAAGAGGATCAAAGCTCCCTCAAACCAACCGGCCGCACGTTTATTGTGGTCGACACAGTGGGAGCCGGCGAAGGCGAAGTGGTGCTCTGCGTACAAGGTTCCAGCGCCCGCTTCACCCCGCAAACCAAAACACTCCCCATCGACGCGGCAATCATCGGCATCGTGGATCAGGTGCATGTGAAATCTAAATCAGTGTTCAAGGCGGGCGATTGA
- a CDS encoding lactate/malate dehydrogenase family protein: MKVSIVGGGGLVGSCAAFALQCGGIVREIALVDVNADLVGGQALDLLHGSCVTADQKIYAAGPEGSADADVIIITAGLRRKPDESRLDLINRNVALFRNILADLRKVGTKPGAIVFVVSNPVDVLTYLTTRELSLPPEKVIGLGTQLDTIRLRSMLADRLDVPATQVSTLIFGEHGDSMVPIWSAAQVAGLPLDKWPGYSPSLVSDVEKRTRGSGAEVIKKKGGAGFAVGLAITEVVHSIALDQRRILPVSTLQSGAYGLRDVCISVPTVVGREGVLGHIELDLWPKERTGLANSARVLRETIDKVLAGS, from the coding sequence ATGAAAGTCAGCATTGTCGGTGGCGGCGGTTTGGTAGGGTCTTGTGCGGCATTCGCGTTACAGTGCGGGGGCATCGTTCGTGAAATTGCTCTGGTCGATGTCAACGCCGACCTGGTCGGTGGACAAGCCTTGGACCTATTGCACGGGAGTTGTGTAACGGCCGACCAAAAGATCTATGCCGCCGGTCCCGAAGGCAGCGCCGATGCCGACGTGATCATCATCACCGCCGGATTGCGACGCAAGCCGGACGAAAGCCGCCTCGATTTGATCAATCGCAACGTCGCCCTCTTCCGCAACATCCTGGCCGACTTGCGTAAAGTTGGCACAAAACCCGGCGCGATTGTCTTCGTCGTTTCCAACCCCGTGGACGTGCTCACCTATTTAACAACGCGCGAGTTGTCCTTGCCGCCGGAAAAAGTGATCGGACTGGGCACGCAACTCGATACCATCCGTTTGCGCAGCATGTTGGCCGATCGGTTGGACGTTCCCGCGACGCAAGTCTCGACGCTGATCTTCGGGGAACATGGCGACAGCATGGTGCCGATTTGGTCCGCCGCGCAGGTCGCCGGACTGCCGTTGGACAAATGGCCCGGCTACTCCCCTTCCCTTGTCAGCGACGTCGAGAAACGGACGCGGGGCAGCGGAGCGGAAGTGATTAAGAAAAAAGGGGGCGCCGGATTCGCCGTCGGCTTGGCAATCACCGAAGTTGTGCACTCCATCGCCTTAGACCAACGCCGCATTTTGCCGGTCTCAACGTTGCAGTCCGGAGCCTATGGGTTACGCGACGTTTGTATTTCCGTACCGACCGTCGTCGGCCGGGAGGGCGTGCTGGGGCATATCGAATTGGACCTGTGGCCCAAAGAACGGACCGGACTGGCCAACTCGGCCCGTGTACTTCGCGAAACGATCGACAAAGTCCTCGCCGGATCATAA
- a CDS encoding aldehyde dehydrogenase family protein — protein MQATEQAIRQVVQEVLAQLGNGGRSTNGTHRNGDWGVFQTVDDAVAAAGDGFKALSQRPVSDRVKIVQCIKQLCTAQAEELGRLELEETGIGRLDHKIQKLQIIELVPGVEFLKCDALSGDHGLTVTEYAPFGVIGKITPVTHSLPTLASNAISMIAGGNTLVCNPHPAGRLIACEGARRINRAIYEATGLENLVTIIENPTIETANEIFAHRGVRLICVTGGPFVARAAMASSKRAIVAGPGNPPVVVDETADIDNAARSIITGGAFDNNLLCIGEKEVFAVESIFDELLSAMPRHGGYQLNCQQIDQLTKLAFDPPKDGSDHHTLNRDLVGKDASVLAELIGVQVPAGTDLLYGETDESNPFVPEEQMMPFVPFVRCRNAMHGIELAKEHEHNFRHTSIIHTREVRNMTTMGREMDTTLFVKNGPSSAGLGLGGEGYLSFSIATPTGEGITSPLTFTRQRRCALVDDLRII, from the coding sequence ATGCAAGCCACCGAACAAGCAATCCGGCAAGTCGTGCAAGAAGTCCTGGCCCAACTAGGGAACGGCGGGCGGTCGACAAACGGCACCCATCGCAACGGCGATTGGGGCGTATTCCAAACCGTCGACGATGCCGTCGCTGCTGCGGGCGATGGTTTCAAAGCACTTAGCCAACGTCCAGTATCCGATCGCGTTAAAATCGTGCAGTGCATCAAACAACTTTGCACGGCGCAGGCTGAGGAATTGGGGCGGTTGGAACTTGAAGAAACCGGGATCGGTCGGCTGGATCACAAGATTCAAAAGCTACAAATCATCGAACTCGTGCCGGGTGTCGAGTTTCTCAAGTGCGACGCCCTCAGCGGCGATCACGGCTTGACCGTCACCGAATATGCCCCGTTTGGCGTGATCGGCAAAATCACCCCCGTAACACACTCACTGCCGACGCTGGCCAGCAACGCGATTTCAATGATCGCCGGCGGCAATACGTTGGTCTGCAATCCGCATCCCGCGGGACGTTTGATTGCTTGCGAAGGAGCGCGGCGGATCAACCGGGCAATTTATGAAGCGACCGGTTTAGAAAACTTGGTCACGATCATTGAGAATCCGACGATCGAAACCGCCAACGAGATCTTCGCGCATCGCGGTGTTCGACTCATCTGCGTGACCGGGGGACCATTCGTAGCCCGGGCCGCTATGGCCAGCAGCAAGCGGGCGATTGTAGCCGGACCGGGGAATCCGCCCGTGGTCGTCGACGAAACGGCCGACATCGACAACGCCGCCCGCTCGATCATCACCGGCGGAGCCTTTGACAACAACTTGTTGTGCATTGGTGAAAAAGAAGTCTTCGCTGTCGAATCGATCTTCGACGAACTCCTCTCCGCCATGCCGCGTCACGGTGGGTATCAATTGAACTGCCAACAGATCGACCAACTGACGAAACTGGCCTTTGATCCGCCCAAAGATGGCTCGGATCACCACACGCTCAACCGCGATCTGGTCGGCAAAGATGCGTCGGTCTTGGCCGAGTTGATCGGCGTTCAGGTTCCAGCCGGAACGGATCTGTTGTACGGCGAAACCGATGAAAGCAATCCTTTCGTCCCCGAAGAACAGATGATGCCCTTCGTTCCATTCGTACGGTGCCGCAATGCGATGCACGGGATTGAACTGGCCAAAGAACATGAACACAACTTTCGGCACACGAGCATCATCCATACTCGCGAAGTGCGGAATATGACCACGATGGGCCGGGAGATGGACACAACATTGTTTGTTAAAAACGGGCCGAGTTCCGCGGGATTGGGACTGGGAGGCGAAGGCTACTTGTCATTCAGCATCGCCACGCCGACCGGCGAAGGAATCACCAGCCCGTTGACGTTCACCCGCCAACGCCGCTGTGCGTTGGTCGATGACTTGCGGATTATTTAA
- a CDS encoding EutN/CcmL family microcompartment protein — translation MNLAQVVGTATATVKHESLAGWRLAVVQMLDAAGGPDGEPQLAIDPLGSGQGDQVILSSDGKSIRDLVGYETCPVRWAVIGLPD, via the coding sequence ATGAACCTGGCACAAGTCGTGGGCACTGCCACTGCCACGGTCAAACATGAATCGCTGGCGGGTTGGCGACTGGCTGTCGTCCAAATGTTGGACGCCGCCGGTGGACCGGATGGAGAACCACAACTGGCGATCGACCCGCTGGGGAGCGGCCAAGGCGATCAAGTGATTTTGAGTAGCGATGGAAAGTCCATTCGCGATCTCGTCGGATATGAAACATGCCCAGTCCGCTGGGCGGTGATTGGACTTCCGGACTGA